One Mus caroli chromosome 6, CAROLI_EIJ_v1.1, whole genome shotgun sequence genomic window, NNNNNNNNNNNNNNNNNNNNNNNNNNNNNNNNNNNNNNNNNNNNNNNNNNNNNNNNNNNNNNNNNNNNNNNNNNNNNNNNNNNNNNNNNNNNNNNNNNNNNNNNNNNNNNNNNNNNNNNNNNNNNNNNNNNNNNNNNNNNNNNNNNNNNNNNNNNNNNNNNNNNNNNNNNNNNNNNNNNNNNNNNNNNNNNNNNNNNNNNNNNNNNNNNNNNNNNNNNNNNNNNNNNNNNNNNNNNNNNNNNNNNNNNNNNNNNNNNNNNNNNNNNNNNNNNNNNNNNNNNNNNNNNNNNNNNNNNNNNNNNNNNNNNNNNNNNNNNNNNNNNNNNNNNNNNNNNNNNNNNNNNNNNNNNNNNNNNNNNNNNNNNNNNNNNNNNNNNNNNNNNNNNNNNNNNNNNNNNNNNNNNNNNNNNNNNNNNNNNNNNNNNNNNNNNNNNNNNNNNNNNNNNNNNNNNNNNNNNNNNNNNNNNNNNNNNNNNNNNNNNNNNNNNNNNNNNNNNNNNNNNNNNNNNNNNNNNNNNNNNNNNNNNNNNNNNNNNNNNNNNNNNNNNNNNNNNNNNNNNNNNNNNNNNNNNNNNNNNNNNNNNNNNNNNNNNNNNNNNNNNNNNNNNNNNNNNNNNNNNNNNNNGGGAGGTTAGGAGGGAAAGCTCTGGGACCACAAGGAGACACCATAAAAACAGTGACATATTCTGCAATAGACTGAGATCTCCACAGTGATTCCTGGACAGCAGCTCTCAGAGAAGAACCCAtttcccttctgcctcagcaACCAGAACAGTCTTCACTGGTTAtatgtgggaccgtgaaaggcagtcTGTNTTGGCTGAGCGAGGCTTGCTCTGGAAACCCAGTAGAAAAGtttacaagggacagaacagtgagccacgttcccagagataggtgcctgacaccacagagcccccaactccataaatCTGTGATTATCAGTCAGGCAGACAAAGCttcaagctcctggcattctagcaAGACTCCATCCttacagttacctgacaatagccaggtatgctccttcccacagcTACCCAGAAACTGCAGGATAGCccagctcactataaaaggggctgcttggcccctcctctctctcttaagctcttacctttcttactctcatctctagctctccttttcccccttccttcccccttctctttatgtggccatggccagcctctctcttttaccttttctctttctctttggccTTTtaacaataaagctctaaaaccatatattgtctctgctcatcaaaggcccgctgtgcttgaacaatggaataggttttcccctaaagagccgCATCTAACCACCATCAGAAAGCCTCTCTGTGCTCTAGAtctgtgtgggaaccacccagtgccccctaTGCCCCTGTCCACTCCTCTCTATGACCAAGCCGCCCCAGAgcctccactttgttctcagttctCTCATGACGTACAGTGGCGTCTGGGANGtccgagactgagaacctgttatctctggcttctgtgaggcccagagacctNGGACTGCCCCCTGTCCACCATGGACTGGGTCCATGGCTTCACACAGTCAGACACTCACTGGAGGCCACGTGGAGAGCAGTCCTTCTGCCCAgagttctctcccaccccctttattcCCCCATACCCGCTGCCTGACAGCTATATTCATTACTTTCCttgggagggaaggacctggcaGGAGCTGCTTCAGGGAGAGCAGGCTCTCTTGTCTCAGTCATAGAGGGAGCAGCATCACAGAAGGAGGGTGTGGCTGAGTGAACCCATGGAGGCCACAACTTCTTACATGGTGTACCCGCAGCTTTAACCCTCAATCCTGCCCAGTGACTCTTCTCTGCCATCCAGGTCCCACCCCCTGAGGGTCTGGTAGCCCCTCAAAACTTTGGAGTATCAGGTGTTCAAATgcagaaacgtgtgtgtgtgtgtgtgtgtgtgtgtgtgtgtgtgtgtgtttcagactCAAATTCTAACACAGTACTTTTTTGCTCATTTGCGATAGGAGCTGACTATATAGTCCAGGGTAGCCATTAACTAGCAACAttcctcctctttctgcctcagttaatttttttttttNNNNNNNNNNNTTCTAACACAGTACTTTTTTGCTCATTTGCGATAGGAGCTGACTATATAGTCCAGGGTAGCCATTAACTAGCAACAttcctcctctttctgcctcagttaatttttttttttggtccgcATTTTCGTTTCTTTGGGTTCTATTTTTCACTTACCaagaatgcttttttaaaatttgaaaattattactAGAAATGAGGACCACTTTAACTCTTAGAGCTAAAGATGGTAGTACAGATTTTAATGGGTagaagatatttgaaaaaaatgtatatttcagtGTACAGAATGATGGCTATTTTGTTTAaaactttttaacatttattttgtgtctctgtgtgcatgtacgtgGATACTTGTGTCCTTTAGTGTACACGGGGAGGCAAGAGGGCAGCTTTCAGGAgtgggttttctccttccaccatgtgggtcccctggattgagctcaggctgtcaggcttggaagcaagcCCCTTTGCCAGCTGAGCCGTCTCACTGGCCCGCTAGCTCTGTTTTTATGATCCTCAGTAAGTACTTGAAACACGTGCACATTATTTTTATGGCAGGTATAGAAATAACAAGTAACAAGCACTGATTTTaggtgtttattattattattttttaaaaaagcaacttCCAGGGTATACCATTGTACAGGTTCAGTCCAGTCTCCTACAGCACAGTGTGGTGATGACAAGTCTTTTATAACAATAACTCAGAGACGCTGAACATCCATAACTAAATTACcatagaaaaagagaagagttTAATGTTATGTGTATTCAGAAATCATATTCTAATTCCTTTAAATCATTTCTCCAAGCGTGATAACTCAGCTGAANTCAGATaactaaaaaaaaaccctttccatCCTCCTGGTGAGTAAGATCAGGTTTTGCATAGCTTGCAAATGAATTCCACCCACTTTACACAGCATGAATTCCCTTTGCGCCTGAACTGTTGGTCGTTATCTCATAATTATTCCTTGATGGATTTTCCACCATCACATTGTGTGCAATGGCAGGCGAGGATCATTTCTGCTCTTCCTTGGGGTTCCAGAGAgacctctgtcccaggctggagaGCCAAGACTTTTCCACTTCTTTATGGTAGCTTTGTCCCTGATGCTGGGGACAGACAGCTCTTATGTCTCCCTAAAGTGTGGGGCAAGCTCCAGGCAGGACCTGTTTGCGAGCTGGCTGTCACAGCAGAAGGACCGCAGTTCCCAGCAAGGCTGTCATNNNNNNNNNNNATGTAAAGGAGGGTCTCGTCACCCAGGAACTATTTGTACATTGTAAAAGCAGTATGGTCATGGGAGATCAACAAGCACAGCTTGGTAGGGTAACCTGCCATGAAATCACTGGCTTTAATAATTTACTACAATTGTTCTTTTTATTCACACTGATAGGACNTGCTTCCATCTGTCACGtggaatatgaatatatacaacaaaatttggcttatataaaaaaaaaatcctccgtAAGAACAATAACAAGGGGTCAAACAAATAACACATGCAGTTTGCTAATTACAACCACCATCTCCTGTTGCTTACAGGGAATGACACAGAACTGATGGGCTTTGTAAACCACGTCAAAGTTCTTCCTGCTGTAGTCACCTACTATGAAAGGTAGTAACCTTGAcagtttctagaaacttctagcCATAATTCTGAATGACCAGGGAAGACATTCCATAAATTCTAAGGTCAAACCTTGCAAATTCGTCAGCATTCATTTTTCCTCAGACACTTCACCACAGCCCCTTGGGACACTGCACAAGGCCTGCTCTCGGAGTCTACTGCCTTCCCCGAAGCCCATGCTTGTTGAACAGCAACGCCAGCATCTTGGTTCATACTTTCTTATGGCTGCACAAATCCTGCAGCTGTAATGTGGGGTGGCCCGTTTTGTACTGCCAGCAGTCAAAACAGTTGCCATGGGCTCATAGTCTGCATGCTCTGAGCCTGGGGAGCCCATTCTCCTTAGAATGGTTTTCTGGGGCCCAGCAATGTCATCTCAGGTGGCTGAGACATTCTGGCACCTGTTTAACAAGGACTATACTAAACAAGCCTTGTTCTAATATAGGGGTACAGTGAGGGTGAGGGAGATCTTTTTCATAATTCCTGAAAAGCAGGGAGTGGTGGCCACAGGGAGAAGAGTGGGGTCTGGGGTACACTTGGGAAAGTGTTACTTTGGTGTCAGCACCATAGGTCTTGGACTTGGGCGTTCTTTCAGGTCNATTTTCCCCAGATAATAACGTTTATGCTGGTGGTTCCCCCATtctcctctgcttttctttctaagGTAGGGATTACAAGCAGTGTTTATCTCTCTCAATTCTAACTGATGACCAACAGGCCATAAGAGATGTGAAGTACTGTGGGAAAGTATAATTGGATTAAATTGAGAACTAGTGCTGAGATTGATTAATAATGTCTGCCTTGGGAACAAGGATTGGTGTCTATGGAGTGCATGACACCTGGATGCCTCTGTTCTAAACAAGCTGAAAGAATGAGGCTAACTTGAGTTCTTGAAGGATCTTTGGAGATTACAGcccaaaacatacataaaaactTATGCCCATTTTATATCTTTTGTTCCAGGAAAATGTTTAGAGGTTTAGGAGCCTAAAACAGGAATTTTGGGGCCTGTGGAAAACTGAGGAAGGAAGTATCATTTTGTACACTGCCTTTGACAATGACCTCTGTTTTCATGATTGGGTGACAGTGTCCAGAGTCTACATGAGGTTAAAGGGCTCNCTGACCAAGCAGCTTCAGAATAATGTAGAGGAGTGACATGGGGATTGTNGGCAGAGCTTTTCTATTACACACTGGATGTATTTCTCCTTGTTTCATAACTGGTAATACTTGTGAGCAGGTTGAAAGGCCAAGGAGAGATATACTGTACATACAATGGCCGGAGTAAAACAACTAGGAATGGTTTTCTTGCCAAGTCAGGACTACTGTCTCTTAGCTGGATGTAGAAATCTCTGGGGTCCTGGGTATTTGAAGATGAAGAACCTTGTGATTTCATGGGGAAGGCTCTGTGTGATCAGCTCTGATCTATGCCACAGTCAACCTTGATGTTTAAGGTGAATCCTTAGCAGGTTGCCTTTGACAATGACAAGGCTTGTTGGTTTAGAAACTGTGCCTGGCTNAAGCCAGCCATTTCTAGATGTAAGAGCTGGATACTCCCATCAACGCTTCTCCATCAGTGCTGAGCACTGACGTCCTCTAACTTCTAAGCATGGCAacacctttccccttccctcatCACTGGGAAACCAGGAAGTTTGGGAAAGAGAATAGAGCATATGTTCTTTATAAGGCAACCTGCAGATCCCAGTTGGAGACCTATTTGATGCATACTAGGGACACTGCACATTTTCAGAGTTGCTGGGTGGTACCAGGGGTAGAGATGGCCTGGTTCCCAGTCCAAGAGTCAAGAGTCAAGTCAGTGAGGTCGCATTCAGAATCTCAGCCAGGTGTTTCTTATCCAATGCTGCATTCCATTCTTGAAAGTCACTTTCTTCCTGGTCTCCATGGGACATAATCTGGCTGAGAGCACTGTGGCAATGTGGCCATCTCCGGAACCTTCCTCTAGAGGTGAGGGGTCACAGGCTATAATGTGACTGTCATTGTCTCATTGTCTGTCTTCAGGCAGTTCAAAAATGCCCATTTTGTCCTGCCCATCACGACTTGCTTTTAAATCGTGCAAACATCAGCCACCACTCACCACATAGGCTGGGCAGATCTTTCTTTCAGCAGAGAAGCCTCCTGCTGGAGTTGCTCAGGCAGCCCAGAGCTCGGACTTTGGGTTCTAGACAGAAGGCCTTGGAGGAGGTCGGGAGGGGGGTGGTGCCCTGTTAGGGGGTGGGGcctgaggaggaggggggagagtgGATGGTGGGGAAGGAATGGGAGGNGTGGGGGcactgggggctgggggagggcagtggggagcagggggtgggggtgtgtagATAGGAGCGGGAGGTGGGGAGCTGGGGTGGTAGGTATTGTTCAGGGGATACTTGGCTGGCTGACTGTTCTTCACTCTGGTGAAGTTGATACAGCGTCCCTGGAAGAGAATCAGAGGAGGACCATGAACCAATGTCTTAAGGAAGAACAAGTGCTGAGCATGGTGGCCTTTGAGAGACAAGAGACACATTGACAACATGCTGCTGATGACCTAGTGACCTGATGTCACATTAGTCACTGGTCTCTGAATCCATGTCCTTTCNTGGGCTGGCTGGGTCTCAGAATTGTTAAAATCCATTTCCCTTACAGTCTCTCACTGTCTTGGGTGGGGATAGAGGGAAGTGGGCCGATGCTAACCTAGCTGTAACATTATGAAGGGTGTCCCATTTACTTTTAGCCTTGCCAGTAGGGTGTGGCCACCATTCCCTTGCCTGGGGGAAGAAACTAGTGTTGAGAAACAAGTCCTTTCCCCAGGCCCTGCACAGCAGACAGCTTTTGGGCTGGTCACAGGCATCTCTTTATACCTCTTGTaagaaattccaccagagacaTTTCATTGCTAAGCAGGTATAtttttgaatttggttttttctGTGTGTGGCTTCCTAGGGACTTAGCAGGACAATACTGAGAGACCCCTCTGCCCTCTCCACAAACAGGTTCTGGAGCCAGCCTGAGGTAGCCCCACCTCCTGCNGagccctctctgtcttcttttacCAGGCACCAGGCCCCACACTTGCCCTGTGGCAAAGTCTCTTGTGCATGTCACCAGCTGTTAGAACTCTCATCATGCTTCCATNNNNNNNNNNNNNNNNNNNNNNNNNNNNNNNNNNNNNNNNNNNNNNNNNNNNNNNNNNNNNNNNNNNNNNNNNNNNNNNNNNNNNNNNNNNNNNNNNNNNNNNNNNNNNNNNNNNNNNNNNNNNNNNNNNNNNNNNNNNNNNNNNNNNNNNNNNNNNNNNNNNNNNNNNNNNNNNNNNNNNNNNNgtgtgtgtgtgtgtgtgtgtgtgtgtgtgtgtgtgacagagacagacagagacagagagacagagacagagacaaagagacaagacTTGGCCTGTGTTGAATCAGCAAACTGCAAGCTTGTGTGGAAAGGGAGATGAGGCGAGGAGAACCCTTCCTTTCCTGTGTGCTCCATCCTTCGAGTCACACACAGAGGCCCGCATCCCCACCCATCTTCCCCATAAATTCTGACCTTAACTCTTCCTTTGCCTCCTTGGGTGTTTCTCTAGTTATTATCTTCAGCCCGCATCCCAGCCCGCATCCCAGCCCGCATCCCAGCCCGCACGTGGCAGTTGTTTTTTATCTATCAATGCTTTGCCTCTCATGACAGAAGAGACATTTTGCTTTTCTACAAGAAGAAACCTCCCAAGATGCTTTGCCTGGAAGGCCAGTAGAGTCTCAGTCAGAATGGAGCTGTCTGAGGTCACTTGGAAAAAGCAGAGGCTTTGAGATCAATAGCAATGGTCTGGAAATTCCTTCCCAGGACATCATGTTAGCTAGTGTCTGGGTCAGAAAGGGCCAGACACAACCAGATTATACCTGCTTAGGAATTACCATGCCCCACACAGGTGCCAGCACCTGGGTCCTTGGTGTGTCGCAAGGTGATGAGCTTTTCAGGGCCAAGCTTTTCTGGGTCTCTATTGGGGGTCCACTAACTACGGCAACCATCCTCCCATTTTCCCACCCAGAGCTTCCAGGCTGTGGCCAACTTTAGGGCTGAACACTTGCAAACATAGTTCCCCNGGGCCAGGTGGCTCTTTTATAGTTGAGTGAAATTTCCCTGGTGACAGTTTTTGGTGACACTATATCACGGTTTTTCCTTCATGATGTTATGGCTGTCTGTGATAAAGTCCCACAGTGACAACTCAGAATTGGGATTTACGGAGCCACCNACTCTGCTTCCTTTCCTAGACACCCAATGCTCACTAAGAGCTTTGGGGGCCTTGGTTCNTTAAAGATTAAGGGAGATTCTGGGCTGCTGGAGCTGAGGTCTCACTGAGTCTCACTGCCTTTAGATCTTAGCGTTGCTCTGGGCCAATCAGTCCAGAAGNNCACATGCTCACTGTATGAAGTGGAACGCACTCTTTCCACTGGCCATTCTTCTGTCCACTGGCTTATGAGCTCCTGGCCCTCAACCAATGTCTGCCCAGAGCCCACACCGGGAGTCCAAACCTCTGACGTGGACTGGGGATCTTGAGAACACTGGCTATTTACAGGCACTGTGACAGTCCTCTCATCAATTGTAGGGAAGAAGGGTCTAGAATAGTGTCTGGGAAACAGGTAAATTTAGAGCTGCCCTCTGCTGACGGAGAAAcagacctgggaggcagaggtggcctTGCCTATGGTAGATATACAACATAGGTAGCATCAGGTTCGACTCCAGCTTTGGTGCTGAGTGAGTTGCACAGCATGTGTGACTTCCATAATGAAAttggtaaatgaaataaatgaagcaTGGGCGTGGCCTCAGAGCCCCTCCTGCAATGCAGCATGGGAGGTGATGGGCATGGCCTCAGAGTCCCTCCCGCAATGCAGCATGGGAGGTGATGGAAGCAGCCTCGGAGCCCCTCCTGCCTTCTTGTTGCAACTTGATCGCAGTCTCTTATCTCTTACGGAACCTCTCACAGTGCATTGCACACGCAGCTGACAGATGATGCATTTGTACTTATCTTGCTGAGAAAAGGTGCAGATTCAGCAGAAATGCACCCTGGGGCAATTTACTGTAAGACTTGCTCTTCAAAAGAGAGGTGTGGCTCCAGAGTGTTCTAAAAACCTGGGCCAGAGGCGCCAGCATAAATATGAGGGTGTGTAATTGGCCTAAAGATTACTTTACAGGACATTTTATTCCCGTTTTCACTCTTATTTTTTACTCGTGAGGGGATAATAGAAAGGCCAGATGTCGCTGGTGGTGTACATGCCAGCAGATCTCCAGTGTTTGGTTAAAAAAGTTGCTATGGCGACCAGAGCTTTCTCTCATGATATTGGCCCCTTGCAACTCCGTTTAATTCTCTGCAACACTGTTTCTGGGTGGTTTGAGTCACGtccaaggctggctttgaccttAGTTTACCTTGCCTTTGTCATTAACAAAGTAAGAATGCCATTTTTTTCCACATATGCTctgatagaattttattttactttttaagtttatttgtgtgtatgggtattttgcctgcacatatgtctgggtagcatgtgtgtgcctaggagttagaagaagtcatcagatctcctcgaactgaagttacagatgggtgtgagctacCCTATGggccctgggaattgaacttctgNAGAGGACCTGGTGAACCACTGGGCCACGTCTTTACCCCCTTAGGTAGAACTTTTTATAAGACCTGGGGATATACTGAGTTGTacagcacttgcttagcatacatGAGATCATGGTTCAATcctcagtaacacacacacacacacacaaacacacacacacacatacacacacacacacacacaaacacattcacaatCTTCATCTGTGGAACATCCATGAGCACTTCAAAACTCTATGAGTTAGGTATTATTACCTCCATTGTAGAGAAATGAAAGGGAGGGTTCAGGcctattaaaataatttgttcaaAAACCACACAGGCAGTGACAGGTTGGGTGGGAATAAAGCTTAGTTCTTCATGGCTCAGGAACACATTCTTTTTCCTATTATCCTGGATATGAATGATAAGTGCAAAAATATCCCTGAAGGACCAATAGTTAGCTTTACACAGTGTATCACTTGGCCACAAGCTATTAACAGATGTGTGAGATTGTTCCAGAATGTAAATCTGCCTGCTGAGTTCACTCTGTAGTGCAAAGTCCTCCAGTGGCTCTATTTANAATAAAACCCATAGCCCANGATGACATGAGACCCTGTGATGTGCTCTTTGCTCTACCTGCAGGATGTATAGACTGTCCCATGTCTGTGGGACATGTCTGTGACACTTTCCAATGATACAAACAGCATAGTACGTGGTTCTCTTCTCAAGTATTTCCCAGGCAGCCTTAGGGTCTGCCCCTGAGGTCAGGGCTCCTACTAAGATCTCAAGGTCTAAGTTGTCACTTGACAGATAATCTTTGTATAGTTGTTCAGGGAAATCTTTAAAAGCTCACATAGTCCTCCTAAATTTAACTGTTCAGAAGTAGACATCATTAAGTCACCATGGGCTCTATGGAGGCTTCCAGTTCTTGGGGAGGCACGGTGAGGATGCTGTGTGCTCTTTGGTCTCACCCCACCTCTCCTAGTAGGGCTGTCCTTGANCTTGCTATGTGGCCAAGGATGGCTGTGTTTctattcccaagtgctggggttacaagcaggCACAGCCACACTTAGTATTTATGTCATGCAGGGGATGGAATTCAGGGCTTAATTGATTGTTGTAAAGGAAACTGTTCCCCCAACAAATCCCTTTGCCTAATTCCATGGTTGGGATTCGAGGTCTTTTTGACAACACTCAGGTTTATTCCTTGAACTGTAGAGagtgtggagacagggggttggTAGTGTGGGATTGTGCTCTGCCAGGGGCAGggctcttgctttgttttgtcccTAACCACTCTTGCTGGGAAACCTGGGGCAAGTTACCACCTCTGAAGCCGTCACCgccttcatcttctgcactgGCTAGATGTGTCTGGGGGTCCTTTAGCCCCGAGCTCTGATTCCATCAGATCNGGGTGGCTGTGGAACCCTAGGCCTGCAGTTTAATTGGATTCTTTTGGTCAGCCAGTTTGCACATCTTTTTATGTTGCTTAGTTTGGCTAGCTCTGATCCCTTGCAATGCATATCTTCCAGCTGTTCCTTAGGTCTCTGGACCATGAGTAAACTGGAAAATTGCAGCATTGGAAGCTCCACCTTTTGTTCTTAGGTTACCCAGGTGAGGATTCAANCTGGCCCctgagtttctgagtttgagcttGTGGGATGCTGGGGAGATGTGAGAAGAGCTTTGGGGTGATTGTGTGCGAAGAATGTGCCAGGGGTGAGCTCATGATTGCTGAGTGTTAGGAAACATCTGGGTATCAGGCATGCTCAGCAGAGATGGAGCTGGCCTTTGGAGATGGTTAAACATATGCCATAGCCCCACAAATTAAACCAAATAGTTTCCTATGAACAGAGGTCATTCAAGGAAATTGGATTTCACAGAGAGAATACTAAAGCAATCACGGAAAGAGAGTAACATACAAGCCAAGTTTTCTCTACAAATACCTTTTCCTCTGACCTAGTTTTCCCATGCACTGTCTTGTTGGGAGGGCTGTAGGTATTTCTCAAGTTACAATAGGATTAATCTTCCAAAGTTTGTTTGGAGTTGGCTGTTTGGGATGGTGGTTAGGAAAATTGATCTTGGAAAGAATGTCTGGTTCTCAGGCTAGACCATAAAACTCTTTGGCTCACTGCTGTCCGCTGATGTAACTGATGAAGTTGGCACTCTAGTGCTGCATTAGGACATGGACTTCAGAGCAGCATCTTCCCATGCATGCCTTTCTCCACTCTGAGTCACTGCATCCTTTCNGAAGCAGTTGCATTGTCTGTCAATCACTAGGGGCCTCAGCCAGTACTGGGCAAGCATCAGGGCCTTGCCCTCAAGAAGATACAGTctagaggtggagacagaattaATGACTCAGAACAGCTGGACCCTAGTGGACCCTAGTGATCTGTGATGGTGCCATCATTGACTGGACCAGAGCCAGGCATCTAACCTGAGCTGGGTCAGTAGGATTCCCTCTCCTGAGAATCAGAATGTCCAAATAggggtaggcaggcaggcagaaccaACCCTGGAAGTGAAAACTGGGGTGGGAGGCACCATCTTCTGTGTGttggagagaagcagaagaggacatTTAAAGCCCTC contains:
- the LOC115031287 gene encoding anthrax toxin receptor 1; this translates as MEVRWGEKGSTEEGAKLEKAKNARVKMPEQEYEFPEPRNLNNNMRRPSSPRKWYSPIKGKLDALWVLLRKGYDRVSVMRPQPGDTGRCINFTRVKNSQPAKYPLNNTYHPSSPPPAPIYTPPPPAPHCPPPAPSAPTPPIPSPPSTLPPPPQAPPPNRAPPPSRPPPRPSV